In the Campylobacter sp. MIT 99-7217 genome, one interval contains:
- the wecB gene encoding non-hydrolyzing UDP-N-acetylglucosamine 2-epimerase, translated as MKRVLFVFGTRPEAIKIAPLIHKFKNDQAFVTKICVSAQHRQMLDQILSIFKIVPDYDLNAMKPNQTLFDLSSFILSKLNDVLDDFNPDLVFVHGDTTTAMIASMAAFYKQIKIAHVEAGLRTNKLYSPFPEEANRQIIGVLANYHFVPTQNAKENLLKENKNPENIIVVGNTVIDSLLFMKEELEKNSILKEQILKELARYYHFNEERKIILVTGHRRENFGQGFQDLCKALKQLALNNENVDIIYPVHLNPNVHEVVNAMLKDIKNVFLIPPLRYEEFVYLMDKSYFIITDSGGIQEEAPSLSKPILVTRNDTERPEAVQAGSAKLVGTDTQKIVQEAQRLLEDTKEYEKMSKNVNPYGDGKASEKILEYLKQKG; from the coding sequence ATGAAAAGAGTTCTTTTCGTGTTTGGAACTAGACCAGAAGCTATCAAAATAGCTCCTTTGATTCATAAATTTAAAAACGATCAAGCATTTGTTACGAAAATTTGTGTAAGTGCTCAGCATAGGCAAATGCTTGATCAAATTCTTTCTATTTTTAAAATTGTTCCTGATTATGATTTAAATGCTATGAAGCCAAATCAAACGCTTTTTGATCTTAGTTCTTTTATTTTGTCCAAATTAAATGATGTGCTTGATGATTTTAATCCTGATTTGGTTTTTGTGCATGGCGACACAACAACAGCCATGATAGCTAGTATGGCTGCTTTTTATAAGCAAATAAAAATCGCCCATGTTGAAGCGGGTTTGAGGACAAATAAGCTTTATTCTCCTTTTCCAGAAGAAGCAAATAGACAGATTATAGGGGTTTTAGCAAATTATCATTTTGTCCCAACTCAAAATGCCAAAGAAAATTTGCTCAAAGAAAACAAAAACCCGGAAAATATCATTGTCGTTGGAAATACGGTAATTGATTCTTTGCTTTTCATGAAAGAAGAGCTAGAAAAAAACTCCATTTTAAAAGAACAAATACTCAAAGAGCTTGCAAGGTATTATCATTTTAATGAAGAAAGAAAAATTATACTCGTAACAGGACATAGAAGAGAAAATTTTGGACAAGGCTTTCAAGATCTTTGCAAAGCTTTAAAACAGCTTGCCTTGAATAATGAAAATGTAGATATCATTTATCCTGTACATCTTAATCCTAATGTTCATGAGGTTGTAAATGCTATGTTAAAGGACATAAAAAATGTTTTTTTAATTCCTCCTCTTAGGTATGAAGAATTTGTATATCTCATGGATAAGTCATATTTTATTATCACTGATTCAGGGGGTATTCAAGAAGAAGCCCCAAGTCTTTCAAAGCCTATACTTGTAACAAGAAATGATACAGAACGCCCAGAAGCCGTGCAGGCTGGATCTGCAAAGCTTGTAGGAACTGATACTCAAAAGATCGTTCAAGAAGCTCAAAGACTTCTTGAAGATACAAAAGAATATGAGAAGATGTCTAAAAATGTTAATCCTTACGGCGATGGCAAGGCTAGTGAAA